A stretch of DNA from Micromonospora peucetia:
GGAGCAGCGGGACGTATCCGCGCTCGCGCAACTCCGCGACCACGAACCGCCCGGTGTGCCCGTAGGCCCCGAACACTGCCACGTTCCGACCTGATCCCATGTCTGCTCCCGCGTGCTCGAAGTGATCCACTGCGGAAATCCTGTCCCCGTTTGCCCATCGGTGCCAGTGTCCGGAACGACATGACCCGTACAATTCCCGACATGAGTTCTGTCCCGCGTTCCGTCGCGGTCGCCGCTACCGACGGGATGCTGCACTTCGAACTGGCCCTGGCCTACGAGGTCTTCGGTTCCGCCCCGGCCGCCCTGCCAGGCCCTTGGTACGACGTCAAGGTGTGCGGCACGCACGCCGTCCGGGTCGGCCGGTTCCTGCTGGAGCCGGACTGCGGGCTCGACCGGCTGGCGCACGCCGACACCGTGATCGTCCCCGCCTTGGCGGACGTCGACGAGGACCCGCCGGCCGACCTGGTCAAGGCGGTGCGCGCGGCCCACGAGTCGGGCGCGCGGGTGGTCTCCCTGTGCACGGGCGTGTTCGTGCTCGCCGCCGCCGGCCTGCTGGACGGGCTACACGCGACCACGCACTGGGCCCACACCGATGAACTGGCCGCGCGCTATCCCCGGGTGAAGGTCGACCCGGACGTGCTCTACGTCGACAACGGCAGCGTGCTCACGTCTGCGGGCAAGGCCGCAGCGATGGACCTGTGCCTGCATCTAGTCCGCCGCGACCACGGCTCGGCGATCGCCAACGTGGTCGCCCGCCGCCTGGTCGTGCCGCCCCACCGGGCCGGTGGCCAGGCCCAGTTCGTCACCACACCGGTGCCCACCCAGGACGGCCATCCCCTGGCCGAGCTGCTCCCCTGGGTGATGCGGCGGCTGGACCAGCCGCTCACCGTGGAGGACCTGGCCTGCCAGGCGAACATGAGCTCGCGCCACCTGGCCCGCCACTTCCACTCGGTAACCGGCACCACCCCGCTGCAGTGGCTGCTGACGCAGCGGATCCGCCGCGCGCAGGAGCTGCTGGAGACCACGGACGACAGCGTCGACACCATCGCCTCGGCCGCGGGCATGGGCACGGCGACGACACTGCGCCGCCACTTCCACCGTACGATCGGCGTACCGCCGGACGCCTACCGCCGCACGTTCCGGGCGTGAGGCTGCGGTCCTCGCCTTGACGGCTCTCGGCCGTCTCAGCAGCGCCCTCCGCCAGCTCGTCGCCCAGGTCCCCGCCCCCGTCATCGCCGACGCCCTCGGCATCCACCAGACGACCGCGACCAGTCAAATGACGGTGCTTCGTTGACCCCCACGGCTGTAGCTTGTGGTCCCATCGTCGCCTTGAATTCGTCCCCAGCCAGTAGCGGTGGCACGCATCGCGGATGCCTTATCCGGCGGCGGGCCCATGAACGCCTGGCGATGTGGCGCTTGAGGCAGCGCATGATCTCGGTCTTGGCCTTGCCCTCGACAGCGGCGGCGGGCAACGCAGTTCTTGGGCGAGTGGTAGCCCTGCGGACGAGAGTACTGCGCCAGTTTGCACTGTTGGCGTCACGGCCAGCGCCGCAGTAGGAGGCGGTAGCGGCCGGTGTGCCGAATCATGCCGGGGGCGAGGTCGCGAAGCCCGCGCAAAGACGGCTTCAGCGCCTACACGCTGCGGCGTTGCCCGACGGCGGTGACGAGCAGTTGCCTGGCGGTATCAACGCCGATTTCGGGAGGCGCGACCAGGCCCAGCTGTAGCCATGACGAGATGGGTCAGGCGGCTGTCGAGGTCGTCCATACAGGCGAACTACGCCGCCTGTGTGGACGACACACCCGCTACGCTGCACTCAGCGCCTCGTCGGATGCGAGCCGCTGTCTCCGAAAGGACGATCTTGCGGGTCCAAGTGAAGGAAAACCGCTCTGTTGATCTTTAGAGCCCCAGGTCAACAAGTCTGCTCCCCGCGCACGCGGGGGTGATCCTCTCCATCACCGGGTCAGCGGCCCGCTCAGCGTCTGCTCCCCGCGCACGCGGGGGTGATCCGTCGAGCAGGCACTCGCACACCTCGGGCGCGCTACGCGACCGGGCGGACCTGACCAAACCCGCGCCGTACGCGGGCCTGTGCAAGGCGGCGCGGCGGGCCGGGCGGGACCCGCGGCTGCGGCTGCAGCAGCACGAGTACCTGCCGGTGGAGGACATCGAGTACGGCTCCCCCGGCCCCCGCACCCCCGGGTGCTCTACGGGCATCCGGACATCCTGGTCCGCCGTGCGGTGACGCTGGGGATTCTCGACCCGGAGGACGAGCAGGCCTACATCGACGTGCGGCTCGGGCACCGGGCGTTCGAACCCAGCGCCGCCGCGAACGGCATCACTGTGGACGCGCTACGCATGAGGCTGTCGCGAATCGATAACCGCATCGCCGAGGCCTCGCCGACGGACTGCTGACCGGAGTCGCGTCGCCGGAGACCCTGGCGCACCTACGAGCGCAGGCACAGCAACGTGGCCAGCGGCGGACAGGCCGTGCCGCAGCCGCCCGCCACGCGCCAGTCGCGGCGGCTGCCTGACAACTTCCCGCCCCCGACAGGCGGCTGTGGCCCGACGTGCACAACGTCGGGCCACAGCCGCTTTTGCTTCGCCCCGGCGCGGGCACACCGGGACCGGTGGCCGATCACATCAGGGCAACCGCCGGGCGAACGCACCAGTGAGCGGGACCGTTGCCCTCGATGGAGCCCCTACCCGCTCTTCCCAGTTGGGTCAGCCGCAGCGGCGGAAGGCGTCCGTGGTGCCGGCGGTGGTAACCACGCCGGATCCCTGGTCGAGGACAACGATGATGGCCGGCTGGGTCTGTCCGGAGCGGCAGCGGATGTCCGCGACGTACTGCCAGCCGGAGATTGCGCCGCTGCTGTTTGCGGTCAACGACCCAAGCGAGTACGGGCCGACCGTGTTGATCCGCACCGCATAGAAGCGCACCGGCCGGTTCGGGGAGAGCCCGCTGCCGGTGGCGTACAGGTAGCCGCCGAGTTGGTGGTAAGTGGTGGTGACGGATACTCCGCCACGTGGCGTCGCACCCGGGTCGACCAGCCGCCAAGGCGCGTTAGCGTTGTCGCTGTACGCCCGGTCGCGGCTGGACGGGAACACGCAGACGAGGTCCGAGGGACGCGTCTCACGCCACACGAAGCCGGCCTTGCAGAAGCCGTTGGACTCTCGGCGCGACGGCCCCAGGACGTTCTCGGTCTGGGTGTCGGACCGCGTCTGCGGGGTCACACAGACCTGGTCACCCGGCACCGCCTCTCGCCAGACATAGCCAGTCACGCAGGTGTACGGCCCCGAGGCCAGGCCCACTGCCTGCGCCGGTGAGGCAACGGTCAGCAGACCAGCCAGCAACACCACCGCCGCGAGGGCCTCCGCCAGCCAACGCCGCCTGGTGTCGCGACCGGCATCCGTCGCCATTTCTCTGATGTCGTGCATCTGCCATCCTCCGGTGTCAGTCAGTCAGTCCCGTACGTGTGGTTCTCTTCTGTCGACAGAGGACATCAAACCGCGGCCTCCGGCTTCGGGAGGGTGCTCCGGCTGGATTCCGACACTGTCGAGAATTGAAGCAAAGCGTGAAGACCTCCATCAATGTTCCGGAGTTCAGCCAGGGCATCGGCACGGCGAAGAAGATCAAGGGACGCAAGCGGCACATCGCGAACGACGCCTGATGTTCCCCGGGTTTCACGGAGTCGTTGTGGTTGGTTTCATGCCACGGACAGGGACATCGGTCGGGCTCTCTCATACTCGATCGGGCTGAGCATGCCCAGTGAGCTGTGACGGCGTTGCCGGTTGTGGAAGATCTCGAGGTACTCGAAGATCGCGTTGGCCAACTCGATCCGGGTGCGCCACCGCTGTCGATCGAGGAGTTCGGTCTGCATACGGCCCCAGAACGACTCCATCATGCCGTTGTCGTAGCAGTCGCCGATCGAGCCCATCGACGGCGCGAGCCCGGCGTCGTGGACCCGACGGGTGAAGGTCCAGAAGGTGTACTGGGCCTGGCCTCATCATCCACGCACCACCGCACCGAGCCCTTCACCAAACCGCTCAAGGCCCTACCAGCAACACCCCACCGCCGACGAGGTGATTCGGGTCGGCGTGCTCGACGGCTTGCATCGCCGTGACCCTGGTGCCGCTGGCATCGCTGGGGCTAACGAGGTCTTCTGACGGCTTGGCTGAAGATCCAGGGCTCAGGCTTCGAGCATAAGTGTCTGCCCGGCCCAACCCGTTCGCATGGACCAAGACAACTGATGACATCCTCGCCTTGAACGGGCAATCGGGGTAATGGATCTTGGACTCGATGGCGCGCGCTCCCCTCGGTACAGCCTCGTCGACCGGTTGAAGCTCAGCGGAGGCGACGGAGCGTTAGCGACCGTGGGATCCCGATATGGCGGCGGCCTGAAACATCCTTCGCAGTGGTAGTCGTCAGTGCGAATAAGGGAACAGCCCGGACACCGGGTGGAGATCCCACACGGTCCGCCGCCCTGCTTTATGGCCGCCATCGACATAGATCGACATCTTGACGCCACATAGGTTTCCAGCACGCGGCAACCATGTGACCGCGGTCACCGGTCCGGCCGTCGTCGGACCTACGAAGGAGTAGGCGATGGCCGGGCAAGCGCTCCTGTCGGCTCGTGGGCTGACCCGTGACTTCCGCGGTTTCCGGGCGGTCGACGGGGTCGACGTCGACATCGCGGCGGACAGCGTCCACGCGCTCGTCGGCCCGAACGGCGCCGGGAAGACCACCCTGTTCAATCTGCTCACCGGGTTCCTGCGGCCCAGCGGTGGGCGGATCGAGCTGGCCGGCCGCGACATCACCGGGCTGCCCCCGGAGCGGATCGCCCGGCTCGGCGTGGCCCGGTCGTTCCAGATCACCAGCCTCTTTCCGCAGTTGTCCGCGCGGGAGCACGTCGAGCTGGCGTTGCAGAGCCCGAGCGGGCTGGGCTGGCGGTTCTGGCGCTCGGCGAAGCTGATGCGCCGCTACACCGAGCGGGCCGGCGAACTGCTGAACATGGTCGGGCTGGCCGAGCTGTCCGAGGCTCCCGCCGAGGCGCTGGCGTACGGGCGCAAGCGGGCACTGGAGCTGGCCATCGCCCTCGCCCTGGATCCGAAGGTGCTGCTGCTCGACGAGCCGACCGCCGGAATGGGCCTGGAGGACGTCGACCGCACCGTCGAACTGGTCTCGCGGGTCCGGCAGGGCCGGACGGTGGTGCTGGTCGAGCACAACATGAGCGTCGTCGGGCGGCTCGCCGACACCGTCACCGTCCTACAGGCCGGCAAGGTCCTCGTCGAGGGCCCGTACGAGCAGGTACGCGCCGACGAGCGCGTGATCACCGCATACCTGGGAGCCGCTGATGCTACGCATTGAGAACCTGTCCGCCTGGTACGGCGAGGCGCAGGTGCTGCGGGAGGTCAGCCTGGACGTCTCCGCCGGTGAGGTGGTCACCCTCGTCGGGCGCAACGGCGCCGGCAAGTCCACCCTGCTGCGTTGCGTGATGGGCCTGCACACCGGCCAGCGCGGCAGGATCGAGCTGGACGGGCGGGACGTCGGGAGGCTGCCCGCGTACCGGCGGGCCAGGTTGGGGCTCGGCTGGGTCCCCGACGACCGGGGCAGCTACGCCACGCTGAGCGTGACGGAGAACCTCACGCTGCCGCCGACGGTCGGCCCCGACCCGTGGTCGCTGGAGCGGGTGTACGAGGCGTTCCCCGCCCTGCACCAGCGGCGGGACTCCGCGGCCACCATGCTCTCCGGCGGCGAGCAGCAGATGCTCGCGCTGGCCCGGGTGCTGCGGATGGGCGCCCGGCTGCTGCTCTGCGACGAACCGACCGAGGGGCTCTCGCCGCTGCTCGTGCAGCAGGTCGGCGACCTCCTGCGCGAGGCCAAGCGGCACGGGGTGACCGTGCTGCTGGTCGAACAGAACCTGCACTTCGCCACCGGCGTCGCCGACCGGCACTACCTGCTGGCCGAGGGACGCGTCGTGGAGGCGATGGACAACTCCGAGGTGCGCTCCCGGGAGCGGGAGCTGCTGTCGTACCTCGGCATCTGAATTCCGATTCGATGACCCGCGCGGCGCGCGGGGTGGAGGGATGGGCATGCGTAGGACGGTGGGTGTGGCCGCCGCTTCGGCGGCGGCGATGGTGCTGGTCGCGGGCTGCGGCGGAGGTGGTCCCCAGGCGGGCGGGGACCAGAAGCTGACCGGCGGCAAGATCGTGTTGGGCGTGCTGAACGACCAGTCCGGTGCGTACTCCGAGCTGTCGGGCAAGAACTCGGTCAAGGCCGTGGAGATGGCGATCGCCGACTTCAAGGCCAGGCACGGCGACCGGGCGGTGACGAAGGACATCACCGTGGAGACCGCCGACCACCAGAACAAGCCCGACATCGCCAACACCAAGGCCGCCGAGATGTACGACCGCAAGGGCGTCGACCTCGTGCTCGACGTGCCCACCTCGTCGGCGGCGGAGAAGGTGGCCGACGTCGCCAACGAGAAGAAGAAGCTCTACTTCAACATCGGTGCGGCAACCACCACGCTGACCGGCGTGAAGTGCAACAGGTACACGTTCCACTACGCCTACGACACCTACATGCTGGCCAACGGCACCGGCAGGAGCACCACCGAGCAGGGCGCGAAGAACTGGTACGTGCTCTACCCGAACTACCAGTTCGGCCAGGACATGGAGAAGAGCTTCTCGGCCGCGATCACCGCCGCCGGCGGTCAGGTCGTCAACAAGGACGCCGCGCCGTTCCCGAACACCACCGGCGACTACTCCACCTTCCTGCTGAAGGCGCCGACACTGAACCCGAAGCCGGACGTGCTCGGCACCATGCAGGCTGGCGCCGAGCTGGTCAACGTGGTCAAGCAGTACAACGAGTTCAAGCTGCGGGAGAAGGGCGTCGGGCTGGCCGTCGGCCTGATGTTCCTCACCGACATCCACTCGCTCACCCCAGCCGCGCTCGCCGGCACCACCTACACCGACGCCTGGTACTGGAACTTCGACGCGAAGAACCGGGAGTTCGCCGACCGGTTCCAGAAGGAGACCACCACCCGGCCGACCTTCGCGCACGCGGCCAACTACTCCGCCGCGACGCAGTACCTGGAGGCCGTGCAGGCCGCCGGCACCGACGACGCCGACACCATCGTCGAGGCGCTGGAGGGCAAGACGATCGAGGACGTCTTCCTGCGCAACGGCAAGATCCGCGCCGAGGACCACCGGGTGGTGCACGACGCGTACCTCGCCCAGGTGAAGCCGCAGTCCGAGGTCACCGAACCGTGGGACTACGTCAAGGTCCTCAAGACCATCCCGGCGGCCGAGGCGTTCGCCGCCCCGTCCTCGGAATGCAAGCTGTGACGGGCTTCCTCCAGAACACGTTCAACGGGTTGGTGAGCGGGGCGTTCTACGCCCTGCTCGCCCTCGGGCTCGCCGTCATCTTCGGCATGCTGCGGGTGGTCAACTTCGCCCACGGGGCGTTCTACATGCTCGGTGCCTTCGGCGCGTACATGCTGCTCACCGAGGTGGGCGTGCCGTTCTGGGCGGCGTTGGTGATCATGCCGGTGGGGCTGGCCCTGGTCGGCATGGCCCTGGAGCGGGCGTTCATCCACCGGCTGACCCGGCTCGACCCGCTCTACAACTTCCTGCTCACCTTCGGCCTGACGCTCATCCTCCAGGACCTGGTGAAGCTGCGGTACGGCGTGCAGTCCAGCCCCTACGAGACCCCGTCCGCGCTCAGCGGATCGGTCAACTTCGGGCTCTTCGACTTCCCGACCTACCGGGTCTTCATCCTCGGCTTCGCGATCGCTGTCTGCGTCGGCGTCTGGTGGGTGCTCACCCGCACCCGGATCGGCATGGTGGTCCGGGCGTCGACCGAGCGGCCCGAGCTGACCCGGGCGTTCGGCATCGACGTCGGACGTTGGGTCACCCCGGTCTTCGGCTTCGGCATCGGCCTCGCCGGGCTCGCCGGGGTGCTGGCCGCGCCGATGCGGGCCGTGAACCCGCTGATGGGCTCCGACCTGATCATCGTGGTCTTCGCGGTGGTGGTGATCGGCGGGCTGGGCTCGATCTTCGGGTCCGTCGCCGCCGGCTTCGGCATCGGCCTCGTGCAGGCCTGGGGCGAGGCGTACCTGTCCGACTTCCCGATCGTGTCGCAAACGATCGTCTTCATCGTGATGGCCGTCGTGCTGCTTTGGCGCCCGGCGGGGCTGTTCGGCCGTGAGGAGGCACCGGCATGACGAACACCGTCGACACCGCGACCGACGCCGGTCGCCCGGCGCCGAGGTCCGGGCTGGCCGCCGTGGCCCGGGCCCCCGGCTGGCTCCGGTACGCGCTGCTCGCCGCCGGGCTGCTGGTGGCGTTCTGGTTGCCCAACGGGCTCTACCCGGCGGTGGCGGTGGACATCCTCTGCTGGGCGCTGTTCGCCGTCGCCGTGGACCTGCTGCTCGGCTTCACCGGGCTGATGTCCTTCGGGCACGCGGCCTTCTGGGGCGCCTCCGCATATGTCACCGGGTTGACGGCCATCCACCTCGGCCTGCCGTTCCCGGCGGCCGTGCTGGCCGGGGCACTCGCCGCAGCCGTGCTCGCGGTGCCGATCGGCTACCTGGCGGTGAAGCGGACGGGCATCTACTTCGCCATGGTCACTCTCGCGTTCGCACAGATGGTCTACTACGTGGCCAACGAGTGGCGTTCGGTCACCCGGGGCGAGAACGGCCTGCAGGGCGTGCCCCGCGCACTGTTCGGGCTGGACCTGACCGACGACTACTACTTCTACTACGCGATCCTGCCGATCGTGCTGCTCGGTCTGGCCGCCGCCTGGCGGATCGTGCACTCGCCCTTCGGGCGGGTGCTGGTCGGCATCCGCGACAACCCGGCCCGCGCCCGCGCGCTCGGCTACCCGGTGCACCGCTACAAGCTGACCGCGTTCGTGCTGTCGGGCTTCATCGCCGGGCTCGGCGGCGGGCTGTTCGCCGTCGGCCACCGCTTCGTCTCCCTCGACGTGCTGCACTGGACCACCTCCGGCAAGGCCGTCATCGTGGTGGTGCTCGGCGGCATCGGCACGCTCTGGGGCGGGGTACTCGGCGCGGGCATCCTGGTCCGCCTGGAGGACTGGCTGTCGTTCTCCGGATTCGAGGCGATCGGCCTGGTCACCGGCGGCATCTTCGTCCTCGTCGTACTGGTGTTCCGGCGCGGTATCTGGGGCAGCGCCGCCGCACTGGCCACCCGCTGGATGGCGTCCCGCCGCAGGTAGTCGCTCACGGGGGCCCTATGGGGTTCGTCAAGCGGCGATTGAGGCGGCTGGGCGGGGTTGGTAGGGGTTCTTGTCGCGGAGCATGGCGAACAGAACGTCGCAGCGGCGTCGGGTCGAGGCAGATGAGGGCGGCGTTGTGGCGTTTACCTTCGGCGCGTTTGTGGTCGTAGTAGGCCCTGCTCACGGGATCGGCGAAGGCTGCAAACGCGGCGAGGAAGGGCGCGCGTTTGAGGTGTTTGTTGCCGCCTCGTGGTGGGTGTTCGCGCTCCACATGCAGCTCGGTGCTCCACACTCCGCGCGGTTCGAGTTGGATGTCGAAGCTCATCCCGCCGTGATCGGATGCGGCTGCACATCATGTCCAGAGCGTCCCCACGACCACCGATTCGACTGCTCCTGACCCGATAGGAGTCACCGACAGCGTCCGAACCGGCATCCGGATCTGCCGCCGACCGGGCGTCACGGTACGTGTCATGTGAGCGGGCTGCGTCCGGTGCGCGGTCGTGCTGATGAGAGGGCGTCGCGGTCGCTGTTGTACCGATGTGAGTTCGCCGAGAAGTGGCCGTGAGCGCCGGCCTGGCCGCACAGGTCTTGCATGGCGACCGTACTTCTCGGCGATGTGCGGGCCCGCTGGCAGACGCTGATTGTCGGCGGGCTACAGGTTGTTGATTCGGGCCAGCAGCTCTACCTCGGTCAGGTTTTCCAGGACCGCGTCCTGCTTGCGGCCCAGGACCGCCAGCAGCTTCTCCTTCTCCAGCTTCTTGGCCGCCGCCGCCTTCGCCGACTGGTCCTCCGCGAGGCGAACGGCGATGACGTGCTTGACGACCTCCAACTTGGTCTCCAAGGTTGCCTTGGCCGGATTGGCCTCGGTGGCCACGAACGACTCGGTGTCGACGGCCTTGAGCTCGGCGTTGACCGCCTTGGCCACATCATCGAGGCTGAAGCCGGACCTGGCGGTCAGCGGAAGCTCCCACAGCTGTTCCGTGGTCAGCAGTCCCTTGGCCGACGGATAGCGGAACTTCTCCCGTGTGGCCTTCTCGAAAATGGTCACGGTAGCCTCTCTGGAATATCAGGGTAGGGAATCAGAACTGGATGCTGATGAGGCGGCGCCGGCCGCCGGTCATGGTCACCTTGGCGACCACAGAGCTGCGGACCGTGGAGCTGAAGCCGAGGCCGGACAGCTGATCCGGAGACGGCTCGCACTTGGTGCGGTCGCCGAGAACCTCGAACACCTTGCGGTGCGGTTGCAGGTCGCTGCGGAGGAACTCGTTGTAGATCCCCCGCGTCGGCTGGTCGTTCACGCACCCCTTCAGGATGAAGAAGTAGTGCCGGTTGCCGACCTCGTTGTCGTCGAAGTAGTTCGGCGAGTACATGATGGTGGACACCGGTACGAACTGTTCGGTGGTGATGCCCCACAACTCCTTGCCCGCACTGCCCGGCTGCACGTCCCTACCCGGCCGGAAAGCGGTGATCACCCCGCCGGCAACCGTCATCCGGCCCACCTCGACGGTCTCCTTGTGGCCGACCGCCCGCTCGTGGCTGTAATGCTCGATCTTCCCGTTGCTCTCGGTCTCGATCACGAAGCCGACCTCGGTGCTGTCCCGCTTGCGGTACTGGTTCACCTCGATCCGGTACTCACCGTCGGGGACACGGTCGGTCCAGGTGACGTTCTCCACCGGCTCGCGGGAGAGCGTCCCGCCCGCGTTCATGTCGACGTCCAGCTTGTTGCGCTTCTCCTGGTACCAAATGTGGTCGCCGTTGGGTTCGTACACGTGCAGGTCTAGGTCGTCGTGGTTGAACCAGGACAGGCTCACCCGCAGCTTGCCGGTGACGTTGCCGCCGGCCCGCTTGACCTTCTCCCTGATCGAGTCGGTGACGTTGCCGCCGTACGACCAGCCGAAATCGTTGTCCCACTTGAACAACCGCGGAGCAGCCGGGCGCCGGCCGGTGGTGAGGCTGACCAGGTGCGGCTCATAGGTGTTGGCGACCCACAGGTCGATGGTGGCGGCGCCGGGCAGGATGTCCTTCATGAAGGAGACCACGGGAATCTCCTCCGGCTTGGCGTCGCGAAGGAGCCCACCTGACGACCGGATGGTGGCCGCCTGCATGAGCAGCCCTTCGATGCCGTCCTTCATCCGTGCCTGGGTGTCGTTGTCGACCCACAGCACGTTGGTGACCGACACGTCGGACAGCCGGGCGAACCGTCGCTGCAACGACTCCTCGATGCCCAGCTCGGCAATGGTCCTCATGGCGGCCTTGACCATGCCCGGGGTGATCAACGCCGTGGGGCGCTGGTAATTCTGCGGCGCCACCTTCGCCTCGAACGACCGGACCGCCTGCTCCAGGTCGACGCCCGCGGAGAGATCCTGGACGAGGGTGCCGATCACCGTGTTGCGGAACCGGGCCGCCGGGTTCATGGCGTTGGCGAAGACGAAGGCACGTCGGTCGGTCGCCTGGGTCCACCGGTTCTGCAGCGAGCGGAACTCGGTCATCGCCCGGCGATGCTCCGCGCCGCGGTAGAGGGCGTTGTCGTCGACGAGGTCGACGATGGTGTCCAGAGCGTGCCGGGTCAGCTCGGCCAGGCCACGCTGGAAGACCTGCACCGCAGCGTCAAAGTTGCCCTGGGCCGCGCCGACGTCCTCGATGCGATGCCGCTTCTCCACCCGGCCGTGCAGGTGGTGCCACACCTCGACCTGGCCGTCGCGCAGCGTTCGGGTCGTCTTCGTCCCGTACTGCGCCTGAGTGGACCGGAAGATGGTGGACAACGGCAGCGAAAGAACGAACTCGTCCAGAGCGGCCGCGACGACGGAGAAGACCGGGTCGGATGCCGACACCCCGGACCAGACGGTACGGACCCGCCCATCGTGGATCTCGACGACGTTGCCGAAGTGCTTGATGAAACCGCGGCAGGTCGAGCAGTCGTACTCGGATCGCTCACGGAATCGCAGATTGGTGCCGGCGGGGAAGGAATCGAGAAAGGTGAGCCAAAGTGAGTCCCGGTCGAGACCGTCGCCGACGGCGTACAACTCACCCCTGGACATCGTGGACAGACGCGCACTCACATCCGTCACGAACTGCTGGAAATCGCCCACCGTTTCATCCCCCTTGATCGCCGGAGATCCTACGCAGCGAACGCCAATCGGAGAAACGCGTTTCCGGCTGTCCGCACGGTCACAGACGGGCGCCGGTGGCCGGCGGTCAGTCGACCGGAGCGCGTACGGCGGTGGGGTGCCGGGCCGGCGGTCAGCAGTTTCCGCCAGTTGGCCGGTGGCGCCGTTGAGTACATCCCGGCTCACACTGTGGTTGCCTTCCCGGGCACCGGCAGGCCTGGGTGGTCGAACAACTTCTCAGGCACGCCAGGCTCGCACCGAGGGACCGTGTGAACGCGCGCTCGATCAGGTGCTCGCTCATGGCACCCCTTTATGTCAAGACACCGCTCGGAGGGCGGGTTTAGGCTGGCTGGTGGCGGGTCCGGGAAGTGGCTTGTCCGAAGGGCCGATGTCCGGGGTCAGGTCGGTCACGCTGGATTGCAGAGTCGTCCCCGAGTGCCCTCCCGGATCCGCCGTCTGCCGGCGTTTCTGGTCGGCGACCATGCGGGCGTAGACGACGTTGGACAGCCGCCGTTTCAGCGCCCGCATGGCTTCCATCGAGGTCTTCCCGGCGGCCTTCTTTGCCTCGAAGTAGGCGCGGCCTTCGGTGCGGTTGCGCAGCTGGACCACGGCCATGATGTGCAGCGTCCGATTGATGCGCCGGTTGCCGGCGCGGGAGAGCCGGTGACGCTTCTGGTCGCCGGAGGAGGCGTCCAGCGGGGCGGTGCCGTTCCAGGACGCGAACCGGTCGCGGTCGGCGAAGCGGCGGATGTCGCCGACGTCTGCCAACAGCCGAGCCGCACCTGAGGGGCCGATGCCGTGCAGGCCCATCAGCGTGGAGCCGCGGGCGATCACCAGCTCCTTGAGGTCCTTCTCCGCGGTTTTGATCTTCTTGTCGATGCCCTCGAGTTCACCGATGAGTTCGACGGCGAGGCGGCGCCGGGTCTTGCCCACGATGTCGCGGGGTCTGATGGTCGCGATCAGCGCACGTGCCTGCCGTGCAGACAGGAGTTGCTTTGCCCCGCCTGGGAAAAGCTCCAGCAGCAGCCGGTGCAGCCGGTTGATGGTCTGCGTCCTCGCGCGGCCCAGCTCGTCGCGACGGTCGACCAACATTCCCATCACCTGCAGGTCCGGGTCGAGCTGGACCTGCACGAGGTTCGGGGTGCGCAGTGCGACCATGGCTACCGAGTGGGCATCCACCGGGTCGGTCTTGCGGCCGTTGCCGGTGGCGAACACCCGCACCTGCGCGGACAGCTTCGCAGGCACGTCGAGCACCGT
This window harbors:
- a CDS encoding IS110 family transposase encodes the protein MGVHPRHPDPRRVGEVLEPAGGGVPVHPPRRSGRWCAHIAQRLLHDGETVLDVPAKLSAQVRVFATGNGRKTDPVDAHSVAMVALRTPNLVQVQLDPDLQVMGMLVDRRDELGRARTQTINRLHRLLLELFPGGAKQLLSARQARALIATIRPRDIVGKTRRRLAVELIGELEGIDKKIKTAEKDLKELVIARGSTLMGLHGIGPSGAARLLADVGDIRRFADRDRFASWNGTAPLDASSGDQKRHRLSRAGNRRINRTLHIMAVVQLRNRTEGRAYFEAKKAAGKTSMEAMRALKRRLSNVVYARMVADQKRRQTADPGGHSGTTLQSSVTDLTPDIGPSDKPLPGPATSQPKPALRAVS